In the genome of Terribacillus sp. FSL K6-0262, one region contains:
- the hslV gene encoding ATP-dependent protease subunit HslV encodes MSSEFHATTIFAVRHKGECAMSGDGQVTLGNQVVMKHKAKKVRRLFKGQVLAGFAGSVADAFTLFEKFEGKLETYNGNLARAAVELAKEWRSDQVLRKLEAMLIVMNKEQMFLVSGTGEVIEPDDDILAIGSGGNFALSAGRALKRYSEEKSAAEIAQAALEIAGEICVFTNDQITLETLEA; translated from the coding sequence ATGAGTTCCGAATTTCATGCAACCACTATTTTCGCTGTACGCCATAAAGGTGAATGCGCAATGTCTGGAGATGGACAGGTGACGCTTGGCAATCAAGTCGTCATGAAACATAAAGCGAAGAAAGTCAGAAGACTTTTCAAGGGTCAGGTGCTGGCAGGTTTTGCAGGCTCGGTTGCCGATGCCTTCACATTATTCGAAAAGTTTGAGGGCAAGCTGGAAACATATAATGGCAATCTTGCCAGGGCTGCGGTGGAATTGGCGAAGGAATGGCGCAGTGATCAAGTCCTTCGGAAACTGGAAGCGATGCTGATTGTGATGAATAAGGAGCAGATGTTCCTCGTTTCGGGAACCGGCGAAGTCATCGAACCCGATGATGATATTTTGGCAATCGGGTCTGGAGGCAATTTTGCCCTCAGCGCAGGCCGGGCATTGAAACGGTACTCCGAAGAAAAGTCTGCAGCTGAAATCGCACAGGCTGCACTTGAAATCGCTGGAGAGATTTGTGTATTCACGAATGATCAAATCACGTTGGAAACATTGGAGGCGTAA
- the xerC gene encoding tyrosine recombinase XerC: MKNAEQYVQEFKSYLQVEKHASPHTVYYYLNDVNFFLGFLHSESISFEQADPAAVRVFLTRLYEKKLSRRTVSRKISSLRSFYKFLEREDVVSANPFLRLVQPKAPAYVPSFLYEQELEKLFEASDLGTPLGQRDQAILECLYGTGMRVSECAGIEIDDVDLSIGTVLVRGKGRKERYVPFGSFMERAIRRYLQDGRERLLEKSKEETGKLFLNSRGKPITERGIRLILNKLVEQSAVHMHLHPHKLRHTFATHMLNEGADLRAVQELLGHEHLSSTQIYTHVTKDRLRTIYMNTHPRANRE; encoded by the coding sequence TTGAAAAATGCAGAACAGTACGTCCAAGAGTTCAAATCTTATCTGCAGGTGGAGAAGCATGCTTCTCCGCATACCGTGTATTATTATCTGAATGATGTGAATTTTTTCCTGGGATTTCTCCATTCAGAATCTATATCATTTGAACAAGCAGATCCTGCCGCCGTCCGTGTATTCCTTACCAGGCTGTATGAGAAAAAGCTGTCAAGAAGGACTGTATCGCGAAAGATATCAAGTCTCCGTTCTTTTTATAAGTTTTTGGAGAGGGAAGACGTCGTCTCGGCAAATCCGTTCTTGCGCCTCGTCCAGCCGAAGGCACCTGCTTATGTCCCCAGCTTCCTTTATGAACAGGAGCTGGAGAAATTGTTCGAGGCTTCGGATCTTGGGACTCCGCTGGGCCAGAGGGACCAAGCCATTCTCGAATGCCTTTACGGAACTGGCATGCGTGTCAGTGAATGTGCAGGGATTGAGATAGATGACGTAGACCTGTCCATCGGTACGGTCCTTGTAAGGGGAAAGGGACGCAAGGAAAGATATGTCCCGTTTGGCAGTTTCATGGAGAGAGCAATCCGCAGATACTTACAGGACGGACGTGAGCGCCTCTTGGAGAAATCGAAGGAAGAAACCGGCAAGCTGTTCTTGAACAGCCGGGGAAAACCGATTACGGAACGGGGGATCCGTCTCATCCTGAATAAACTGGTTGAGCAGTCCGCTGTACATATGCACCTGCATCCGCACAAGCTGCGCCACACATTTGCCACGCACATGCTGAATGAGGGTGCTGATTTGCGTGCTGTGCAGGAGCTGCTTGGTCATGAACATCTATCCTCCACGCAGATTTATACGCATGTGACGAAAGATCGACTTCGTACGATATATATGAATACCCATCCGAGAGCGAATCGGGAATAA
- the topA gene encoding type I DNA topoisomerase has protein sequence MADYLVIVESPAKAKTIERYLGKKYKVKASMGHIRDLPKSQMAIDVEDSYEPRYITIRGKGPVLKELKSAAKKVKKVFLAADPDREGEAIAWHLAHSLNIDENSDCRVVFNEITKDAIKESFKHPRSIDKDLVDAQQARRILDRLVGYNISPLLWKKVKKGLSAGRVQSVAMKMIIDREKEINEFIPEEYWSIDAVFQSGKKNFEGAFYGLDGEKMNIASEEEVNQILAKLKGEDFLIDKVNKRERKRNPAAPFTTSSLQQEAARKLNFRARKTMMVAQQLYEGIDLGRKEGGITGLITYMRTDSTRISETAKTESANYIKETFGEEYIGSGAKAKAKEGAQDAHEGIRPTSAYRHPDSLKSILSRDQYRLYKLIWERFIASQMAQAVLDTMTVHLLNEGVEFRATGSKVKFKGFMKVYVEGNDDNKNEKDRILPNLEEGMKVKAEEIQPNQHFTQPPPRYTEARLVRTMEEKGIGRPSTYAPTLDTIQRRNYVTLDNKRFVPTELGEIVNDIMVEFFPEIVDLEFTVKMEEDLDYIEEGKAEWVSIIDDFYKGFDVRLKKAEQEMEKIEIRDEPAGIDCEVCGHEMVYKMGRYGKFLACSNFPDCRNTKPILKKIGVTCPKCKEGEVVERKSKKNRVFYGCDRYPDCDFLSWDKPISRPCPKCASMLVEKKAKKGTQITCSSCDYKEEVQQ, from the coding sequence ATGGCAGATTATCTTGTAATCGTGGAATCTCCAGCAAAAGCGAAAACAATCGAACGCTATCTAGGGAAAAAATATAAAGTGAAAGCATCCATGGGGCATATCAGGGATTTACCCAAAAGCCAAATGGCTATAGATGTCGAGGATTCTTATGAGCCTCGTTATATTACGATACGCGGCAAGGGACCGGTTTTGAAGGAATTGAAAAGCGCAGCCAAAAAAGTGAAAAAGGTCTTCCTTGCAGCCGACCCCGATCGTGAGGGGGAAGCAATTGCCTGGCATTTGGCCCATAGTTTGAATATTGATGAAAATTCTGACTGCCGGGTAGTCTTCAATGAAATAACCAAGGATGCAATAAAGGAATCCTTTAAGCATCCGCGCAGCATAGATAAGGATTTAGTGGATGCACAGCAAGCACGGCGGATATTGGATCGGCTTGTCGGTTACAATATCAGCCCGCTGCTATGGAAAAAAGTGAAAAAGGGATTAAGTGCCGGACGTGTCCAGTCAGTGGCAATGAAGATGATCATTGACCGGGAAAAGGAAATCAATGAGTTTATCCCGGAAGAATATTGGTCGATCGATGCGGTCTTCCAATCCGGCAAAAAGAACTTCGAAGGCGCTTTTTACGGCCTTGATGGAGAAAAAATGAATATTGCTTCAGAGGAAGAGGTCAATCAGATACTGGCGAAGCTCAAAGGCGAAGATTTCCTGATCGACAAGGTGAACAAGCGGGAACGCAAACGCAATCCGGCAGCACCCTTCACCACTTCTTCCCTGCAGCAGGAGGCAGCCAGGAAGCTTAACTTCCGCGCCAGGAAAACGATGATGGTCGCACAGCAGCTATATGAAGGAATCGATTTAGGCCGTAAAGAAGGCGGCATTACAGGTCTGATCACTTACATGCGTACGGATTCGACACGTATTTCCGAGACTGCGAAGACAGAATCCGCCAACTATATAAAAGAAACCTTTGGAGAAGAATATATTGGCAGCGGGGCGAAAGCCAAGGCGAAGGAAGGGGCGCAGGATGCACACGAAGGTATCCGCCCGACATCCGCTTACCGTCATCCAGATAGCCTGAAGTCTATCTTATCGCGTGATCAGTACAGACTATATAAGCTTATCTGGGAACGTTTCATCGCAAGCCAAATGGCACAGGCAGTATTGGATACAATGACTGTGCATCTCCTCAATGAAGGAGTGGAATTCCGCGCCACCGGTTCCAAGGTCAAATTCAAGGGTTTCATGAAGGTATACGTGGAAGGAAACGATGATAATAAGAACGAAAAGGACCGCATACTTCCGAACCTGGAGGAAGGCATGAAAGTGAAAGCTGAAGAAATCCAGCCGAATCAGCATTTCACCCAGCCGCCTCCGCGCTATACGGAGGCGCGATTGGTCCGTACGATGGAAGAGAAGGGTATTGGAAGACCATCCACTTATGCTCCGACTTTGGATACCATCCAGCGGCGGAATTACGTCACGTTGGATAATAAACGTTTTGTCCCAACCGAATTGGGGGAAATAGTCAATGACATAATGGTAGAGTTCTTCCCGGAAATCGTCGACCTGGAATTTACCGTCAAGATGGAAGAAGACCTGGACTATATCGAGGAAGGCAAAGCGGAGTGGGTATCGATTATTGACGATTTCTACAAAGGCTTTGATGTCAGATTGAAAAAAGCCGAGCAGGAAATGGAAAAAATCGAGATACGTGATGAACCAGCCGGAATCGATTGCGAGGTATGCGGTCATGAAATGGTGTACAAGATGGGACGCTATGGTAAGTTCCTTGCTTGCTCCAATTTCCCGGACTGCCGCAACACAAAACCGATCCTGAAAAAAATCGGGGTAACCTGCCCGAAATGTAAGGAAGGCGAAGTCGTCGAACGGAAGTCGAAGAAAAACCGTGTATTCTACGGCTGCGATCGTTATCCTGATTGTGACTTCCTCAGCTGGGATAAACCGATCTCGAGACCATGTCCGAAATGCGCTTCCATGCTGGTCGAGAAAAAAGCGAAAAAAGGAACGCAGATCACATGCTCCAGCTGTGATTATAAGGAAGAAGTTCAGCAGTAA
- the dprA gene encoding DNA-processing protein DprA — protein MDKREKLLLLHRVLRGRRKVMQRILTCDPQLENLLHASPHELMLHYQLPETFALTLFHELQEERHMAVLEQDMQQFQTLTCFDDAFPAILSHIPDPPLVLYAAGRIELLNRQPAISVVGTRQPTTSASAKIAYILDPLAAAGWTIVSGMAKGIDSMAHHAAIRNGGNTIAVLGSGLRHVYPRSNRHLFDCLEDGQLVVSEYYPDQHPRQHHFPERNRIISGLGFCTLVIEAKKQSGSMHTVMHALEQGKDVFAIPGDPYEDQTAGCHQMISDGAGIIFEPGQLLDEWERNKSKWIQFI, from the coding sequence TTGGACAAACGTGAAAAATTACTGCTGCTGCATCGTGTACTGCGGGGACGCCGCAAGGTCATGCAGCGTATCCTCACATGCGATCCCCAACTGGAAAATCTTCTACATGCATCCCCTCATGAACTGATGCTTCATTATCAGCTCCCGGAAACATTTGCCCTCACCTTGTTCCATGAATTGCAGGAGGAAAGACATATGGCTGTGTTGGAACAGGACATGCAGCAGTTCCAGACGCTGACTTGCTTTGATGATGCTTTTCCTGCTATTCTAAGCCATATTCCGGACCCGCCGCTGGTCCTTTATGCTGCCGGCAGAATCGAGCTGCTCAACAGACAGCCTGCAATCAGCGTAGTGGGAACTCGTCAGCCAACAACGTCGGCATCGGCCAAAATCGCTTATATCCTGGATCCATTAGCAGCTGCCGGATGGACGATTGTGAGCGGAATGGCGAAGGGGATCGACAGTATGGCCCATCATGCAGCGATTCGTAACGGAGGCAATACGATAGCCGTATTGGGAAGCGGTTTGCGTCACGTTTACCCTCGTTCTAATCGGCACTTATTCGACTGCCTGGAGGATGGGCAGCTTGTAGTCAGTGAGTATTACCCGGATCAGCATCCAAGGCAGCATCATTTCCCGGAAAGAAACCGCATCATCAGCGGACTGGGCTTCTGTACCCTCGTGATCGAAGCAAAAAAACAGAGTGGTTCGATGCATACCGTGATGCATGCCTTGGAGCAAGGAAAGGATGTATTTGCCATACCTGGGGATCCTTATGAGGACCAGACGGCGGGCTGTCATCAGATGATTTCAGATGGAGCCGGGATCATTTTCGAGCCTGGTCAGCTGCTTGATGAATGGGAACGTAATAAGTCGAAATGGATACAATTTATATAG
- the sucD gene encoding succinate--CoA ligase subunit alpha encodes MSVFINKDTRVLVQGITGSTALFHTKQMIEYGTRIVAGVTPKKGGTEVEGVPVYNTVKEAVHETGATASVIYVPAPFAADAILEAVDAELDLVICITEHIPVMDMVRVKRAMEGKKTRLIGPNCPGVITPEECKIGIMPGYIHKKGHIGVVSRSGTLTYEAVHQLTQAGIGQSTAVGIGGDPVNGTDFIDVLKAFNEDRETKAVIMIGEIGGTAEEEAAEWIRQHMNKPVVGFIGGATAPPGKRMGHAGAIISGGKGTAAEKIKVLEACGVKVADTPAVMGETLIEVLKEKGLYEICQTH; translated from the coding sequence ATGAGTGTATTTATTAATAAGGACACAAGAGTACTCGTACAAGGTATTACGGGGTCTACTGCGTTATTCCATACAAAGCAGATGATTGAATACGGCACCCGCATCGTTGCTGGTGTCACGCCGAAAAAAGGCGGTACCGAGGTGGAAGGCGTGCCTGTTTATAATACTGTCAAAGAGGCAGTTCATGAAACCGGCGCCACTGCATCTGTGATCTATGTGCCAGCTCCATTTGCGGCTGATGCCATTTTGGAGGCCGTCGATGCCGAGCTTGATTTGGTCATCTGCATCACGGAGCATATTCCGGTCATGGATATGGTCCGTGTCAAACGGGCGATGGAAGGCAAGAAGACCAGACTGATCGGACCGAACTGCCCGGGTGTCATCACGCCGGAAGAATGCAAAATCGGCATCATGCCTGGATATATCCATAAGAAAGGGCATATCGGGGTCGTATCGCGCTCTGGTACATTGACGTATGAAGCGGTGCATCAGCTCACACAGGCTGGCATTGGCCAATCCACGGCAGTAGGTATCGGCGGGGACCCGGTCAACGGAACGGATTTCATCGATGTACTGAAGGCATTCAATGAAGATCGTGAGACAAAAGCGGTCATCATGATCGGAGAAATCGGCGGTACAGCGGAAGAAGAGGCAGCCGAATGGATCCGTCAGCATATGAATAAGCCCGTTGTCGGTTTCATCGGCGGTGCGACAGCGCCTCCAGGAAAACGTATGGGTCATGCAGGTGCGATCATTTCCGGAGGGAAAGGAACTGCCGCTGAAAAAATCAAGGTCCTGGAAGCATGCGGTGTAAAAGTAGCGGATACACCAGCGGTAATGGGAGAGACTTTGATTGAGGTATTGAAAGAAAAGGGACTGTACGAAATCTGTCAAACGCATTAA
- the sucC gene encoding ADP-forming succinate--CoA ligase subunit beta: protein MNIHEYQGKEVLREFGVSVPAGKVAFSVEEAVEAAESLGTNVCVVKAQIHAGGRGKAGGVKVAKSLDEVRTYAEEILGKTLVTHQTGPEGKEVKRLLIEEGCDIQKEYYIGLVLDRSTSRVVMMASEEGGTEIEEVAAETPEKIFRETIDPVVGLTGYQARRLAFAINIPPESLNKAVGFMMSLYQAFVEKDCSIAEINPLVTTGDGQVLALDAKLNFDENALYRHKDIVALRDLDEEDEKEIEASKHDLSYISLDGNIGCMVNGAGLAMATMDIIKHYGGDPANFLDVGGGATTEKVTEAFKIILADQNVKGILVNIFGGIMKCDVIAEGVIEASRQVGLDIPLVVRLEGTNVEQGKKLLDESGLNITSAASMADAAEKIVALVN, encoded by the coding sequence ATGAATATTCATGAGTATCAAGGCAAAGAGGTTTTGCGTGAATTTGGTGTGTCTGTTCCTGCTGGTAAAGTGGCATTCAGTGTCGAGGAAGCAGTGGAAGCGGCTGAAAGCCTGGGCACAAATGTATGCGTTGTCAAAGCGCAGATCCACGCCGGCGGACGCGGAAAAGCAGGCGGCGTAAAAGTCGCGAAAAGCTTGGATGAGGTTCGTACATATGCGGAGGAAATCCTAGGCAAGACGCTTGTTACGCATCAGACAGGCCCGGAAGGAAAAGAAGTGAAGCGGCTCCTCATCGAAGAGGGCTGTGATATCCAGAAAGAATATTATATCGGTCTTGTTCTCGACCGCAGCACATCCCGGGTCGTGATGATGGCCTCAGAAGAAGGCGGTACAGAGATCGAGGAGGTTGCAGCAGAGACACCGGAAAAGATTTTCCGGGAAACGATCGACCCTGTTGTCGGTTTGACTGGCTATCAAGCCAGAAGATTGGCATTTGCCATTAATATTCCGCCAGAATCACTGAACAAAGCTGTCGGGTTCATGATGAGCCTGTATCAGGCTTTCGTTGAGAAGGATTGTTCCATTGCTGAAATCAATCCGCTTGTAACCACTGGCGATGGTCAAGTACTCGCACTGGATGCGAAGCTGAATTTTGATGAAAATGCATTGTACAGACATAAAGATATCGTCGCATTGCGCGATTTGGATGAAGAAGATGAAAAGGAAATCGAGGCCTCCAAGCATGACTTGAGTTATATTTCCCTCGATGGGAATATCGGCTGCATGGTTAACGGAGCGGGCCTTGCCATGGCTACGATGGACATCATCAAGCATTACGGCGGGGATCCGGCGAACTTCCTTGATGTTGGGGGCGGTGCTACGACAGAGAAAGTAACCGAAGCCTTCAAAATCATTCTTGCCGATCAGAATGTAAAAGGCATCTTGGTGAATATTTTCGGAGGTATCATGAAATGCGACGTCATCGCTGAAGGCGTCATTGAGGCGTCCCGTCAAGTCGGATTGGATATTCCGCTTGTCGTGCGCTTGGAAGGGACGAATGTGGAGCAGGGCAAGAAGCTTCTTGATGAGTCCGGATTGAATATCACTTCAGCAGCGTCCATGGCAGATGCAGCAGAGAAAATCGTCGCACTTGTAAACTAA
- a CDS encoding EscU/YscU/HrcU family type III secretion system export apparatus switch protein: protein MTDRRNMRQAAALKYDAAKRRAPVLTASGKGLTAEAIIKRARDNGVPIQQDPALVGLLSELEVNEMIPADLYEAVAEVFAFIYQADKQAGK from the coding sequence ATGACAGATAGAAGGAACATGCGCCAAGCAGCTGCCTTGAAATATGATGCAGCCAAACGGCGGGCACCTGTCCTCACTGCAAGCGGAAAAGGTTTGACAGCAGAGGCCATCATAAAACGCGCCAGGGATAACGGGGTGCCGATCCAGCAAGATCCGGCATTGGTCGGCCTATTGTCGGAGCTGGAAGTAAACGAAATGATTCCGGCCGATCTTTATGAAGCGGTAGCCGAGGTCTTCGCTTTCATTTATCAGGCAGACAAGCAGGCGGGAAAATAA